Proteins from a genomic interval of Pseudomonas versuta:
- a CDS encoding HlyD family type I secretion periplasmic adaptor subunit, which yields MISKIFRRKGGEAALAPGDAAFMNDIQESLLAQTTPGSKLVLYLILGVVISGLVWASYARVEEITQAEARVISMSREQMIQSLEGGILAHMYVREGAVVEKGEVLLKIDPTRARSSYREALSKVIGLRASITRLRAEAYQTPLDFDDMVKQDPSIVAQETQAFNARQRALNESVSALERSHTLTLREIRMAEPLAAKGLMSEVELLRMKRQANDIQSQIVERTNKFRADANSELSKMEMELGQTNENLVGRADIVDRTTVTAPVRGTVKNVRVNTIGGVIQPGENILEIVPLEEQLLVEGKIRPGDVAFLHPGLPATVKITAYDYAIYGGLKGVVQYISPDTLKDDQKAAAGRADDTYYRVLVLTDSSTLEAGGKRLPIIAGMLASVEIRTGEKTILDYLLKPVFKAREAFRER from the coding sequence ATGATCAGCAAAATTTTCCGCCGCAAGGGGGGCGAGGCAGCGCTGGCACCCGGCGATGCGGCGTTCATGAATGACATCCAGGAATCGTTGCTGGCCCAGACGACGCCTGGTTCCAAACTGGTGCTGTACCTGATCCTGGGGGTAGTGATCAGCGGGCTTGTCTGGGCCAGCTATGCGCGGGTTGAAGAAATCACCCAGGCAGAAGCGAGAGTTATTTCCATGAGCCGTGAACAGATGATTCAGAGCCTGGAAGGCGGGATCCTGGCACACATGTATGTTCGCGAAGGCGCGGTGGTCGAGAAGGGTGAAGTGCTGCTCAAAATTGACCCGACCCGTGCCCGGTCGAGTTACCGCGAGGCCTTGTCCAAAGTCATCGGCCTGCGGGCCAGCATCACTCGTTTACGCGCTGAGGCGTATCAGACTCCTCTGGATTTCGATGACATGGTCAAGCAGGACCCAAGCATCGTGGCCCAGGAAACCCAAGCGTTCAATGCGCGCCAGCGAGCGCTGAATGAAAGCGTGTCCGCGCTGGAGCGCAGCCATACCTTGACCCTGCGTGAGATCCGCATGGCAGAACCGCTGGCAGCCAAAGGCCTGATGTCGGAGGTCGAGTTGTTGCGTATGAAGCGTCAGGCCAATGACATCCAGTCGCAAATCGTCGAGCGCACCAACAAGTTCCGTGCAGACGCCAACTCCGAGCTGAGCAAAATGGAAATGGAGCTGGGTCAAACCAATGAAAACCTGGTCGGTAGAGCGGATATTGTTGATCGCACCACGGTCACTGCACCGGTGCGCGGCACGGTAAAAAACGTGCGGGTCAATACCATCGGCGGGGTTATCCAGCCAGGGGAAAATATCCTCGAAATCGTACCGCTGGAGGAGCAGTTGCTGGTCGAGGGCAAGATTCGTCCCGGCGACGTGGCGTTCCTGCACCCAGGTTTGCCGGCAACCGTAAAGATCACGGCCTACGACTACGCCATCTATGGTGGCTTGAAGGGCGTTGTCCAGTACATCAGCCCGGACACGCTCAAAGACGATCAAAAAGCCGCCGCAGGACGTGCCGACGACACCTATTACCGGGTGCTGGTACTGACCGACAGCAGCACACTTGAAGCCGGTGGCAAGAGACTGCCGATCATTGCGGGCATGCTGGCGTCGGTGGAAATCCGTACGGGTGAAAAAACTATCCTCGATTACCTGCTCAAACCCGTATTCAAGGCTCGCGAAGCCTTCCGGGAGCGCTGA
- a CDS encoding TolC family protein — translation MMFNFARAGQSRHTAPGRLASKCRAPLRWSFSICLSASLYSITLHADDQSPGFDTVVPVAAIGALKGSAATGLKALPVEDQTLAGVSAVALAALPQRLAARSGSPVAGPSEHELRAIFWRAVQAAAERSPLVRRMQAEQQAAVDDIDEAKGQRWPQLGIAMQSQTARLGPGKDNVSTSTQGINFNVTTPVYDWGRIGKTIESREHLAQAANASIEAELENSAFEVLATMVELGKQRIIIDLGQQYENRMSDLVTMLAGIVAVDKGRSSELTQAKARLLQAQSARDNAQTQATGAEIQLRKLVGERPLMIPRTREWNIRLASLDGLLQRVDDHPNIQRAQSSAEAAQLQAQVVRSTSLPQLNWVISKTTAEDGMGRNQPLQTSLAVSWAAFRGGSTRAAERAALQRAEAGRQEAGQQRMDLEYYIRNASHDARTLLERAELYRDLTAETDQIRKAFYEQWYHLGKRTLLDVLSAESDHFSNQVSEISSRFDGYQAIVRQYASAGILVQWLSAQH, via the coding sequence ATGATGTTCAATTTCGCCCGTGCCGGGCAGTCTCGACACACGGCTCCAGGCCGCTTGGCGAGCAAGTGTCGCGCTCCCCTGAGATGGTCCTTCTCGATCTGCCTGTCGGCCAGTTTGTACTCGATCACCTTGCACGCTGATGACCAATCCCCGGGGTTTGACACGGTGGTGCCAGTGGCCGCTATCGGGGCGCTCAAAGGGTCGGCTGCTACGGGCTTGAAGGCACTGCCGGTTGAGGATCAAACGCTGGCGGGCGTATCCGCCGTCGCGCTGGCAGCGTTACCGCAACGTCTGGCTGCGCGTTCGGGCAGTCCTGTAGCGGGCCCGTCGGAACATGAATTGCGGGCAATATTTTGGCGCGCCGTACAGGCCGCGGCCGAGCGCAGCCCGCTGGTCCGTCGCATGCAGGCCGAACAGCAGGCCGCAGTGGACGATATCGATGAAGCCAAAGGGCAGCGCTGGCCGCAGCTGGGTATTGCCATGCAGTCTCAGACGGCCAGGCTCGGCCCGGGGAAGGACAACGTCAGCACCAGCACACAGGGGATCAATTTCAATGTAACCACGCCAGTGTATGACTGGGGCCGTATTGGCAAGACCATCGAGAGTCGCGAGCATCTGGCGCAGGCCGCTAATGCGAGTATTGAGGCGGAGCTGGAAAACTCGGCATTCGAAGTGCTGGCTACGATGGTCGAATTGGGCAAGCAGCGCATCATCATCGATCTTGGCCAGCAGTACGAAAATCGCATGAGTGATCTGGTAACGATGCTCGCCGGGATCGTTGCGGTCGACAAAGGCCGTTCCAGCGAACTGACTCAGGCCAAGGCGCGTTTGCTCCAGGCGCAGTCGGCGCGCGATAACGCGCAAACCCAGGCCACGGGCGCCGAGATACAGTTGCGCAAACTGGTCGGTGAACGGCCGCTCATGATCCCTCGCACCCGCGAATGGAACATCCGCCTGGCCAGCCTGGACGGGTTGTTGCAACGCGTGGATGACCATCCCAATATCCAGCGGGCTCAATCCAGCGCCGAGGCTGCGCAATTGCAGGCGCAAGTCGTACGTTCAACCTCGTTGCCACAACTGAACTGGGTGATCAGCAAGACCACTGCCGAAGATGGCATGGGCCGCAACCAGCCATTACAAACCTCGCTGGCGGTGAGTTGGGCAGCATTCCGTGGCGGGTCGACACGGGCCGCCGAGCGCGCAGCATTGCAGCGTGCCGAGGCCGGCCGCCAGGAAGCCGGGCAGCAGCGTATGGATCTTGAGTACTACATCCGCAATGCCAGTCACGATGCCCGAACTTTGCTTGAACGCGCCGAGCTATACCGGGACTTGACGGCTGAAACCGATCAGATACGCAAGGCGTTCTACGAACAGTGGTACCACTTGGGTAAACGTACGCTTCTGGATGTACTGAGTGCTGAGAGCGATCACTTCAGCAACCAGGTCAGTGAGATCAGCAGCCGTTTCGACGGCTACCAGGCAATTGTGCGGCAATACGCAAGTGCCGGCATCCTGGTGCAATGGTTGAGCGCGCAGCACTGA
- a CDS encoding MFS transporter — translation MTHDHAASDTAQIPDGQERKKDLHRAAWACSLGSALEYYDFALYTLAAALIFGPLFFPEQTRAMSLIASFGTYFLGFAIRPLGGVLFGMIGDRVGRKFVLASTVLLMGVSSTLIGALPTFHQVGYLAPVLLVVLRLLQGLGAGAEQAGAAVMMTEYAPQGRRGFYAALPFLGIQLGTILAAVVYFLVVSGNDNVIESGLWRVPFFSSVVIVGLGLYMRLSLKESPTFLRLKALKRVSVNPLKSAMKHSRATLLIGIGLRLGENGGSSIYQALAVSYIVGVVGLQGPVGVLTLICAACLGAITVPIAGKLSDRFGRVVVYRSFAFLQLALAFPVWWVLSLGNVMASIIAISIALGIGTWGMFGTQAALMPELFGSRHRYMGVSIAREASAVIAGGIAPLIGAGLIALVVASHDGDANAGVGAWLPIACYLTLLTLITLYTTYKTPETLNRDLDEPRDAWEIAHAATPAPVHVQPEVAASTGR, via the coding sequence ATGACTCACGATCATGCTGCATCCGACACCGCCCAGATCCCTGACGGGCAAGAGCGCAAGAAAGATTTGCACCGTGCCGCCTGGGCCTGCTCCCTGGGCAGCGCTCTGGAATATTACGACTTTGCGCTGTATACCCTGGCCGCGGCGCTGATTTTCGGGCCGCTGTTCTTCCCCGAACAAACCCGCGCCATGAGCCTGATCGCCAGTTTCGGCACCTACTTCCTGGGCTTTGCGATACGGCCGCTGGGCGGCGTGCTGTTCGGCATGATCGGTGACCGCGTCGGGCGCAAATTCGTGCTGGCGTCGACGGTGCTGCTGATGGGGGTTTCCAGCACCCTGATCGGTGCCCTGCCCACCTTCCATCAGGTCGGCTATCTGGCCCCGGTATTGCTGGTGGTTCTGCGCCTGCTGCAGGGTCTGGGTGCCGGTGCCGAACAGGCGGGTGCAGCGGTGATGATGACCGAGTATGCCCCCCAGGGGCGACGCGGGTTCTACGCCGCCCTGCCGTTTCTCGGCATCCAGCTGGGCACTATCCTGGCAGCGGTGGTGTATTTCCTGGTGGTCAGCGGCAATGACAACGTGATCGAGAGCGGGCTGTGGCGCGTGCCGTTTTTCAGCAGCGTGGTGATCGTCGGGCTGGGCCTGTACATGCGTCTGTCGCTCAAGGAATCGCCGACCTTCCTGCGCCTCAAGGCGCTCAAGCGCGTCAGCGTCAACCCGCTGAAAAGTGCGATGAAACACTCCAGGGCCACCTTGCTGATCGGCATCGGCCTGCGTTTGGGGGAAAACGGTGGCTCGTCGATTTACCAGGCGCTGGCGGTGAGCTACATCGTTGGGGTGGTGGGGTTGCAAGGGCCTGTGGGCGTGCTGACCCTGATCTGCGCAGCCTGCCTGGGCGCAATAACCGTACCGATTGCCGGCAAGCTCAGCGACCGCTTTGGCCGCGTCGTGGTGTACCGCTCCTTCGCATTTCTGCAACTGGCCCTGGCCTTCCCGGTCTGGTGGGTGCTCAGCCTGGGCAACGTAATGGCGAGCATCATTGCCATCTCCATCGCACTGGGCATCGGTACCTGGGGCATGTTCGGCACCCAGGCGGCGCTGATGCCCGAGCTGTTCGGCTCGCGCCACCGCTATATGGGGGTATCGATTGCCCGGGAAGCCTCGGCAGTGATCGCGGGCGGCATTGCGCCGCTGATCGGTGCCGGCCTTATCGCCCTGGTGGTGGCCAGCCACGACGGCGATGCCAACGCCGGTGTCGGCGCCTGGCTGCCGATAGCGTGCTACCTGACCCTGCTCACGTTGATCACCCTTTACACCACATACAAGACCCCGGAAACCCTGAACCGCGATCTGGACGAGCCCCGTGATGCCTGGGAAATCGCCCATGCTGCAACGCCAGCCCCGGTACATGTTCAGCCTGAGGTTGCAGCCTCAACCGGCAGGTAG
- the aroE gene encoding shikimate dehydrogenase: MPHSLPTLCGSIMGSAFSLSARIHNAAYAALGLDYTFVCFGVEDPVAAVAAIRTLGVRGMNVSMPYKTAVMPHLDAIDESALVIGAVNTINNVDGVLTGYNTDYLGAIRALQEVTALDGKRIAVIGAGGAARAVVFGCVQAAARVTVFNRSAERGAALAKDLGAGWGGSVEAFTASHFDIVINATSVGFKQPDNNPLDGRLASHLVVMDVAFMPVQTALLQQAKALGCCTVAGTRMLVHQACRQIELYTGKTAPIDIMEQAMLEEIQRLKL; encoded by the coding sequence ATGCCTCACTCCCTGCCAACCCTCTGCGGCTCAATCATGGGCTCAGCATTTTCGCTTTCGGCCAGGATCCACAACGCGGCTTACGCGGCCCTGGGCCTGGACTACACCTTTGTCTGTTTTGGCGTCGAAGATCCGGTAGCCGCGGTGGCGGCCATCCGCACGCTGGGCGTGCGTGGCATGAATGTTTCCATGCCCTACAAAACGGCGGTAATGCCTCACCTGGATGCAATCGACGAATCAGCACTGGTGATTGGCGCGGTCAACACCATCAATAACGTGGACGGCGTACTGACCGGCTACAACACCGACTACCTGGGCGCCATTCGCGCCCTGCAGGAAGTCACTGCTCTGGATGGCAAGCGGATTGCTGTGATCGGTGCCGGCGGCGCAGCCCGCGCGGTGGTCTTCGGTTGCGTGCAAGCAGCGGCTCGGGTCACGGTGTTCAACCGCAGTGCCGAACGCGGTGCGGCCCTGGCCAAGGATCTGGGTGCCGGCTGGGGTGGTAGCGTCGAGGCCTTCACGGCCAGCCACTTCGATATTGTCATCAACGCCACCTCGGTGGGCTTCAAGCAGCCGGACAACAACCCGCTCGATGGCCGCCTGGCCAGCCATCTGGTTGTCATGGATGTGGCGTTCATGCCGGTGCAGACCGCGTTGTTGCAGCAAGCCAAAGCCCTGGGTTGCTGCACCGTGGCCGGCACTCGCATGCTGGTGCATCAGGCGTGTCGACAAATCGAGCTCTATACCGGCAAAACTGCACCCATCGACATCATGGAGCAGGCCATGCTTGAGGAAATACAGCGGTTGAAATTGTAA
- a CDS encoding LysR family transcriptional regulator — translation MELKHLRAFAALAEELHFGRAAVRLHIVQPALSAQIRALEEDVGAQLFERDRHGVELTEEGALFLPEALATLRQAGRAREVLQQAAAGEVGVLRLAFVSSTLSHLLPVLIRTLEARYPRIELDLKDMPSQLQIRGLLDNALDFGLVRLPLNVSGVHTRMLFEESLVVALAQDHPLCAKRRIQPQDLLGCPLLVLGRKFAPGLYDQMLVGFHRRKITLTIAREMGEFPTLLALVAAGLGIGILPDGAASALPAGVVIRPLTLAMSGAGIGVAWTGLENPRKRALMQVLDELYRASGPASV, via the coding sequence GTGGAACTCAAACATTTGCGGGCTTTTGCGGCCTTGGCCGAAGAACTGCACTTTGGTCGTGCGGCGGTGCGTCTGCACATTGTCCAGCCGGCCTTGAGTGCGCAAATACGAGCCCTGGAGGAGGATGTAGGGGCGCAATTGTTCGAGCGTGACCGGCACGGGGTCGAGCTGACCGAGGAGGGCGCACTATTTCTGCCTGAGGCCCTGGCGACCCTGCGCCAGGCCGGGCGCGCCCGTGAGGTGTTGCAGCAGGCCGCGGCCGGAGAGGTGGGGGTGCTGCGTCTGGCATTTGTATCTTCAACCCTGTCGCACCTGTTGCCGGTGCTGATACGCACTCTGGAGGCGCGTTACCCGCGCATCGAACTTGACCTCAAGGACATGCCTTCGCAGCTGCAGATCCGCGGCCTGCTGGACAATGCTCTGGATTTTGGCCTGGTACGCCTGCCCTTGAATGTGTCCGGCGTGCACACCCGCATGCTGTTTGAGGAGTCGCTGGTGGTGGCGCTGGCTCAGGACCACCCGCTGTGTGCCAAGCGTCGAATACAGCCGCAGGATCTGCTCGGGTGTCCGCTACTGGTGCTGGGGCGAAAGTTTGCCCCCGGTTTGTATGACCAGATGCTGGTGGGGTTTCACCGGCGCAAGATAACGCTGACGATTGCCCGGGAGATGGGCGAGTTTCCCACCCTGTTAGCGTTGGTGGCCGCCGGTCTGGGAATTGGCATCCTGCCAGATGGTGCTGCCTCGGCGCTGCCGGCCGGGGTGGTGATCCGCCCGCTGACACTGGCCATGAGCGGCGCGGGCATAGGGGTTGCCTGGACGGGCCTTGAGAACCCGCGCAAGCGGGCCCTGATGCAGGTGCTCGACGAGCTCTATCGCGCGTCGGGCCCGGCGTCCGTTTAG
- a CDS encoding acyl-CoA thioesterase has product MNLWFRLLLMLFRRPWRKPVDGLDSTVVRMRVWPLDLDFNRHVTNGRYFTLADVGRMDFVLRSGAFRVAMRNKALPIVGDTWGKFRRELKLFEAFEIHTRLLGWDQKWSVMEHRFISRGRVVGVVVMRGLFRSAKGTIPSADFVRELGLAEVSPAMPEWLQAWAKSCDDMSAQLREEEQLRR; this is encoded by the coding sequence ATGAATCTCTGGTTTCGGTTACTGCTCATGCTGTTTCGGCGCCCCTGGCGCAAGCCTGTCGATGGTCTGGACAGTACCGTGGTACGGATGCGTGTCTGGCCGCTGGACCTGGACTTCAACCGCCACGTCACCAATGGCAGGTATTTCACCCTGGCCGATGTCGGGCGCATGGATTTCGTGCTGCGCAGCGGCGCATTTCGCGTGGCCATGCGCAATAAGGCACTGCCGATTGTGGGTGATACCTGGGGCAAGTTCCGCCGCGAACTGAAGCTGTTCGAAGCCTTTGAAATCCACACCCGCCTACTGGGCTGGGATCAAAAATGGAGCGTGATGGAGCATCGTTTCATCAGCCGGGGCCGAGTGGTCGGGGTTGTGGTGATGCGCGGGTTGTTTCGTTCGGCCAAGGGCACCATCCCGTCCGCAGATTTTGTCCGTGAACTGGGATTGGCGGAGGTATCGCCAGCGATGCCCGAATGGCTGCAAGCCTGGGCGAAAAGTTGCGACGACATGAGCGCTCAGTTACGCGAAGAAGAACAGCTGCGCAGATAA
- a CDS encoding GlxA family transcriptional regulator has product MHITLLLADQCSAASATLALEMLGAANLFAGSAQAPFTVVVASLDGQVVTAWGGQQLQVDRSTAQVGQTDLVLIPGFLFTLKEALPGFSAYGPWLRSQHTQGAVIASMCTGAFMLAESGLLKGLRATTHWAFAELFARRYPAVILEEAQILCEEHRLITSGGASAAMDLILHLIRRFGSAELAHTCSKYLLIDNVRSEQSVYAMWSLPKSHGDAEVLRVQHWLEQHFAGPVLIDDLARRFGFGIRNFKRRFKEATGHTPIAYLQTLRLERAKQLLESTRMTLDSITYAVGYEDSNSLRRLFVQRVGLLPVAYRKKFQPAQSDSAP; this is encoded by the coding sequence ATGCACATTACCTTGCTCCTGGCCGACCAATGCTCGGCTGCAAGCGCCACGCTCGCCCTTGAAATGCTCGGTGCGGCCAATCTGTTTGCCGGCAGTGCGCAGGCGCCTTTTACCGTGGTGGTCGCTTCGCTTGATGGCCAGGTCGTCACTGCCTGGGGCGGGCAACAGTTGCAAGTTGACCGGTCGACGGCCCAGGTCGGGCAGACCGATCTGGTGCTGATACCGGGGTTTCTGTTCACCTTGAAAGAGGCTTTGCCGGGGTTTTCGGCCTATGGCCCGTGGCTGCGCAGCCAGCACACGCAGGGGGCGGTGATCGCATCGATGTGCACCGGTGCATTCATGCTGGCCGAGAGCGGTTTGCTGAAGGGTTTGCGCGCCACCACGCACTGGGCTTTTGCCGAGCTTTTTGCCCGGCGCTACCCCGCAGTGATATTGGAGGAGGCGCAGATCCTCTGCGAAGAACACCGGCTAATCACCAGCGGTGGTGCGAGCGCCGCGATGGATTTGATTTTGCACCTGATACGCCGCTTCGGTTCTGCGGAACTGGCGCACACCTGCAGCAAGTACTTGCTGATTGATAACGTGCGCAGCGAGCAGTCGGTATACGCCATGTGGTCGTTGCCCAAGAGCCATGGCGACGCAGAGGTCCTGCGGGTCCAGCATTGGCTGGAGCAACACTTCGCCGGGCCGGTGCTGATCGACGATCTGGCCCGGCGTTTCGGTTTTGGCATCCGCAATTTCAAGCGTCGCTTCAAGGAGGCCACCGGGCATACCCCCATTGCCTATCTGCAAACCCTGCGTCTGGAGCGGGCCAAGCAACTGCTGGAGTCCACCCGCATGACCCTGGACAGCATCACCTATGCCGTGGGCTACGAAGACAGCAACTCCTTGCGCCGCTTGTTTGTGCAGCGGGTGGGTCTGTTGCCGGTGGCTTATCGCAAGAAATTCCAGCCAGCCCAGAGCGATTCAGCGCCGTAA
- a CDS encoding MFS transporter, which produces MSTHYSIPELIDSRQISAFQWRVFALCFLVAILDGFDTQAIAFTGPSIIQAFGLGAGALAPILTAGIVGMVLGAMALGLLADKFGRRPIIIAAVALFAVASLATAFARTTEQILVLRFIAGIGMGGATPVVLSLAAEYGSARQRGTIMTTVLLGLPAGAILGGLLAAWMLPSIGWQGIFAVGGIVPLLLLAVLIFALPESLYFLTRRQGNVSRNKIGKILGAISKTRISPDSTYSVPELEVKTGVSSLFSAGLGRNTLGIWTVYLFNWVAWFMLLSWLPTVLKATGLPAEQAPMGTVAVNTVFVVCAIPLSIILPKINTRLLLLILFVFGIALCLGLANSGNHWALVFTLAGCAGLGIGGQQIVLNYMVAQAYPTALRATATGWAIALGRVGAIIGSASGGWFLEHGGPAGYYSALVVPLVIATAGLLIIRPRPEAAECQPLAAH; this is translated from the coding sequence ATGAGCACGCACTATTCCATTCCCGAGTTGATCGACAGCAGGCAAATCAGCGCCTTTCAATGGCGGGTCTTCGCACTGTGTTTTTTGGTTGCCATCCTCGACGGTTTCGATACCCAGGCGATTGCCTTCACCGGTCCTTCGATCATTCAGGCCTTCGGACTGGGAGCAGGTGCGCTGGCGCCGATCCTGACCGCCGGGATTGTCGGCATGGTGCTCGGGGCGATGGCTCTGGGTTTACTGGCCGACAAGTTCGGTCGCCGGCCGATTATTATCGCGGCAGTCGCACTGTTTGCCGTTGCATCCCTGGCGACAGCCTTTGCCCGGACCACGGAGCAGATTCTGGTCTTGCGGTTTATCGCAGGCATCGGCATGGGCGGCGCGACCCCCGTGGTGCTGTCGCTGGCGGCCGAGTACGGCAGCGCCAGACAACGCGGCACGATCATGACCACGGTACTGCTGGGTTTGCCTGCCGGCGCCATTCTGGGCGGTTTGCTGGCCGCCTGGATGCTGCCGTCCATTGGCTGGCAAGGCATCTTTGCGGTGGGCGGCATCGTGCCGCTGTTGCTGCTGGCGGTATTGATCTTCGCCCTTCCGGAATCCTTGTATTTTTTAACCAGACGCCAAGGCAATGTCAGCCGCAACAAGATCGGGAAAATCCTCGGTGCCATCAGCAAAACCCGGATTTCCCCGGACAGTACCTACAGTGTTCCGGAACTGGAGGTAAAAACCGGGGTGAGCTCTTTGTTCAGCGCAGGGCTGGGCCGCAACACGCTCGGGATCTGGACCGTCTACCTGTTCAACTGGGTTGCGTGGTTCATGCTTTTGTCCTGGTTACCTACCGTCCTCAAAGCCACCGGCCTGCCGGCAGAGCAGGCCCCCATGGGCACGGTGGCGGTCAATACGGTGTTTGTGGTTTGCGCGATCCCGCTGTCGATCATCCTGCCGAAAATCAATACCCGGCTATTGCTGCTGATCCTATTTGTATTTGGTATTGCCCTCTGCCTGGGCCTGGCTAACAGTGGCAACCACTGGGCACTGGTATTTACCCTCGCCGGTTGCGCAGGCCTGGGCATTGGCGGTCAGCAAATCGTCTTGAACTACATGGTTGCCCAGGCATACCCCACCGCATTACGCGCAACCGCGACAGGCTGGGCCATTGCGCTGGGGCGTGTGGGAGCGATCATCGGCTCTGCGAGCGGAGGCTGGTTTCTCGAACACGGCGGCCCCGCCGGTTATTACAGCGCGCTGGTGGTGCCGTTGGTGATTGCAACGGCAGGCCTGCTGATCATTCGCCCCCGGCCCGAGGCAGCCGAGTGCCAGCCGCTGGCGGCGCATTGA
- a CDS encoding 3-oxoacid CoA-transferase subunit B, with protein sequence MTVINKLSRNEMAQRVAKDILEGAYVNLGIGVPTLVANYLGDKEVFLHSENGVLGMGPSPAPGEEDDDLINAGKQHVTLLAGGAYFHHADSFSMMRGGHIDIAVLGAFQVSVKGDLANWHTGAEGSIPAVGGAMDLATGARQVFVMMDHLTKSGESKLVPECTYPLTGIACVSRIYTDLAILDVTPQGLRVREILADISFEALQELSGVPLLQ encoded by the coding sequence ATGACCGTCATTAACAAACTTTCGCGCAACGAAATGGCCCAGCGCGTGGCCAAGGATATTCTCGAGGGCGCTTATGTGAACCTGGGCATTGGCGTACCGACGCTGGTGGCGAACTACCTGGGGGACAAGGAGGTGTTCCTGCACAGCGAAAACGGCGTGCTGGGCATGGGCCCGAGCCCGGCCCCTGGAGAGGAAGATGATGACCTGATCAACGCCGGCAAGCAGCATGTGACGTTGCTGGCCGGTGGCGCCTATTTCCATCACGCCGACTCGTTCTCGATGATGCGCGGCGGGCACATCGACATTGCCGTACTGGGTGCTTTCCAGGTTTCGGTCAAAGGCGATCTGGCCAACTGGCATACCGGAGCCGAGGGTTCGATACCGGCGGTGGGCGGCGCGATGGACCTGGCCACCGGCGCACGCCAGGTATTCGTGATGATGGATCACCTGACCAAGAGCGGCGAAAGCAAACTGGTGCCGGAGTGTACCTACCCGCTGACGGGCATCGCCTGCGTCAGCCGCATCTATACCGACCTGGCGATTCTGGACGTTACCCCCCAGGGCCTGCGAGTGCGTGAGATCCTCGCGGACATCAGCTTCGAAGCCTTGCAGGAACTCAGCGGCGTGCCATTGCTTCAATAA
- a CDS encoding 3-oxoacid CoA-transferase subunit A, which translates to MINKTFESIAAAVDGIADGSIIMVGGFGTAGMPSELVDGVIASGARDLTIISNNAGNGEIGLAALLKAGRVAKVICSFPRQSDSYVFDELYRAGKVQLEVVPQGNLAERIRAAGSGIGAFYTPTGYGTLLAEGKETRVIEGRNFVLEMPLRADIALIKAEKGDRWGNLTYRKAARNFGPIMAMAATTAIAQVNRIVELGELDPEHIITPGIFVQRVVAVPSARSPIANVN; encoded by the coding sequence TTGATCAACAAAACCTTCGAATCCATCGCTGCCGCAGTGGATGGCATTGCCGATGGCTCGATCATCATGGTGGGGGGCTTCGGCACCGCCGGCATGCCCTCGGAACTGGTGGACGGTGTGATTGCATCGGGCGCTCGCGACCTCACCATCATCAGCAACAACGCCGGCAACGGTGAAATCGGCCTGGCTGCACTGCTCAAGGCCGGGCGTGTCGCCAAGGTCATTTGCTCGTTCCCGCGCCAGTCCGACTCCTATGTGTTTGACGAACTGTACCGGGCTGGAAAAGTGCAGCTGGAGGTGGTGCCCCAGGGCAACCTGGCCGAACGCATCCGGGCGGCCGGCTCGGGAATCGGTGCGTTCTATACGCCGACCGGGTACGGCACATTGTTGGCCGAGGGCAAGGAAACCCGGGTAATCGAGGGCCGCAACTTTGTACTGGAAATGCCGTTGCGCGCAGACATTGCCCTGATCAAAGCCGAAAAAGGTGATCGTTGGGGCAACCTGACCTACCGTAAAGCCGCGCGCAATTTTGGACCGATCATGGCCATGGCGGCGACCACGGCCATTGCGCAGGTCAACCGGATCGTCGAGCTGGGCGAACTGGACCCCGAACACATCATCACCCCGGGGATTTTTGTCCAGCGCGTGGTTGCGGTGCCATCCGCCCGCTCTCCGATCGCCAACGTCAACTGA